A part of Reinekea thalattae genomic DNA contains:
- a CDS encoding glucosaminidase domain-containing protein, protein MLNYRFSPIAGRIMFGFLLYLGFDSHSLYANNHTGNPLLSPRTALQQPPLPDFAAVTDTEQKKQQFFDFLQPQISRINLRIESERAWLVLVYQTIEQGETLAYWQQQMLGELHDYYRVAEPIASSAAFEQLMLRVDTIPASLVLAQAANESAWGTSRFAVEGNNLFGQWCFSQGCGLVPTGRDSDASHEVRVFYSVADSVDSYFRNLNTHRQYAAFRALRAQSRDRNELLNSTELVWGIKGYSSRGDLYITELIDMIRYNALQQYDQPAFYASQPIQIKADG, encoded by the coding sequence ATGTTGAATTATCGATTTTCCCCCATTGCTGGCCGTATCATGTTTGGTTTTTTGCTGTATTTGGGTTTTGATTCTCACAGCCTCTATGCGAATAATCATACTGGCAATCCTCTGTTATCACCCCGAACCGCTTTGCAACAACCGCCGTTACCTGACTTTGCCGCCGTGACCGATACGGAGCAAAAAAAGCAGCAGTTTTTTGATTTTTTACAGCCGCAGATTAGCCGAATCAATTTACGGATAGAGTCTGAGCGAGCATGGTTAGTGCTGGTTTACCAAACCATTGAGCAGGGCGAAACGCTAGCCTATTGGCAGCAGCAGATGCTGGGTGAATTGCACGATTATTATCGTGTTGCAGAACCGATTGCGTCTAGTGCTGCCTTTGAGCAGCTGATGCTTCGGGTTGATACCATTCCAGCTTCGCTAGTTTTGGCTCAGGCGGCGAATGAGAGCGCTTGGGGAACGAGCCGTTTTGCCGTAGAAGGAAATAATTTATTTGGTCAGTGGTGCTTTAGTCAGGGCTGTGGTTTAGTGCCAACAGGCCGCGATAGTGATGCCTCACATGAGGTTCGCGTGTTTTATTCGGTTGCTGATTCGGTCGACAGCTATTTCCGAAACCTCAATACACATCGGCAATATGCTGCTTTTCGAGCGCTCCGAGCGCAATCTCGGGATCGCAACGAGCTGTTAAATAGCACCGAATTAGTTTGGGGCATCAAGGGTTATAGCAGTCGAGGTGATTTATATATCACTGAACTGATTGATATGATTCGATACAATGCCTTGCAGCAGTATGACCAGCCAGCATTTTATGCTTCTCAGCCGATCCAGATTAAAGCGGATGGTTGA
- the yjgA gene encoding ribosome biogenesis factor YjgA — MTDSTPDNDDIIWVSKTEIKKDMHKLQQMGEQLLRVKASELASFPLNDEMFAAIEESKRIKSNEAMRRHLQYIGKLMRNLDIEAIQLCLDKLDPSSDYYQRIQNQAELWRYKLLTSTDALGQWIDQHPETDRQQLRALIRSAQKEQSDDFSSQDQIKAGKNTKKILQLVKETLLA, encoded by the coding sequence ATGACAGATTCCACGCCCGATAACGATGACATTATTTGGGTCAGTAAGACCGAAATTAAAAAAGACATGCATAAATTGCAGCAAATGGGCGAGCAACTTTTACGTGTTAAAGCCTCTGAGCTTGCGTCTTTTCCATTAAATGATGAAATGTTTGCCGCGATTGAAGAAAGTAAGCGCATTAAAAGTAATGAAGCGATGCGTCGACATCTGCAATACATCGGTAAGCTGATGAGAAACTTGGATATCGAAGCTATCCAACTCTGCCTCGATAAACTCGACCCTTCGTCAGACTATTATCAACGCATTCAAAACCAGGCTGAATTATGGCGCTATAAGCTATTAACGTCGACGGACGCCTTAGGTCAATGGATCGATCAGCATCCAGAAACTGATCGGCAACAATTGCGAGCGCTGATCCGCTCGGCCCAAAAAGAACAAAGTGACGACTTTTCTAGCCAAGATCAGATCAAAGCGGGTAAAAACACCAAAAAGATTCTACAGCTGGTAAAAGAAACGCTTTTAGCCTGA
- a CDS encoding PTS sugar transporter subunit IIA, with protein MIQLSQILSAEQTYMESFGASKKRILQTIAERLSSTLDGVSELDLFDQLIARERLGSTGIGSGFAVPHCRLEGLTSPVAALIKIPEAVDFDSIDKQQVDLIFALVVPVEATDDHLQLLASVVEQVSNPEALANIKSSQTPLDLYNHFIGN; from the coding sequence ATGATTCAACTGAGTCAAATACTGAGCGCCGAACAAACCTATATGGAAAGTTTTGGCGCCAGTAAAAAACGCATCCTCCAAACCATCGCCGAGCGTCTATCTTCGACGCTCGACGGCGTTTCAGAACTCGATCTTTTTGATCAATTAATTGCGCGTGAGCGATTAGGCAGTACAGGAATTGGTTCTGGCTTTGCTGTGCCTCACTGTCGTTTAGAAGGCCTTACCTCACCGGTTGCGGCTCTGATAAAAATACCTGAGGCTGTCGATTTTGATTCTATCGACAAACAGCAGGTAGACCTTATCTTCGCTTTAGTGGTGCCTGTTGAAGCCACCGATGATCACCTTCAACTGCTGGCCAGTGTGGTCGAGCAAGTTAGCAATCCTGAAGCCTTGGCTAATATTAAAAGCAGCCAAACACCTCTAGACTTATACAATCACTTTATTGGAAACTAA
- the mgtE gene encoding magnesium transporter, with protein MHSGSNDAIFDQYRSLIYKAIDSGDFTAIETLFNHNLSTVDLAHLLESTPSKTRILLWSFISEDNQGDVLTHLNDDIQQALLGKMSAEEIVETIQNIESDDLADMLQHISPDVSDRVLQLLPIQERAQVEGLLAYPEDTAGGLMNTDLIMVRADVNVETVLRYLRKLSLPESLDRVWVTDRNLNYQGSLAITQLLTNRPDELVSNIMSSDIKGIDAYADEEEVAQVFERHDLVSAPVINAEGILIGRITIDDVVDVIRENADHNMLSMAGLDEEGDIFAPVVKSSRERAVWLGINMATAFIAAAVMSRFETSIAQIVALAVLSPVVASMGGIAGSQTLTLIIRGMATGHITRGNLRWMLLRELGVGLLNGGLWALVIGAITVGWYHSVSLALVIAAAILVNICLAVLSGTLLPFVLKSANIDPALSGSVILTTLTDVFGFLTFLGLATAFLL; from the coding sequence ATGCACTCTGGTTCTAACGACGCAATCTTTGACCAGTATCGATCGCTAATTTATAAAGCCATCGATAGCGGCGATTTCACGGCTATCGAAACCCTGTTTAACCACAACCTATCGACCGTTGATCTTGCTCACTTACTTGAGTCGACACCCTCAAAAACACGGATTCTACTGTGGAGCTTCATCAGCGAAGACAATCAAGGTGATGTCCTAACTCACTTAAATGACGACATCCAGCAAGCCCTATTAGGCAAGATGTCAGCCGAAGAGATTGTCGAGACGATTCAGAATATTGAAAGCGATGATCTTGCAGACATGCTGCAACATATATCGCCAGACGTCTCAGATCGGGTTCTGCAACTGCTGCCAATCCAAGAACGTGCTCAGGTCGAAGGCCTACTCGCCTACCCTGAAGACACCGCCGGCGGCTTAATGAATACCGATTTAATCATGGTGCGTGCCGATGTTAACGTTGAAACGGTGTTGCGCTATTTACGCAAACTGTCCTTGCCAGAATCTTTAGACCGAGTTTGGGTCACTGACCGAAACCTCAATTACCAAGGCTCTTTAGCCATCACTCAATTGCTGACCAATCGCCCTGATGAATTAGTGAGCAATATAATGTCCAGCGACATCAAGGGCATTGACGCATACGCCGACGAAGAAGAAGTAGCGCAGGTATTTGAACGTCACGATCTAGTCTCAGCACCGGTTATCAACGCTGAAGGCATTCTCATTGGCCGCATTACCATCGATGACGTGGTCGATGTTATCCGAGAGAACGCCGATCACAACATGCTCAGCATGGCCGGTCTTGATGAAGAGGGTGATATCTTTGCGCCAGTCGTCAAAAGTAGCCGTGAACGTGCGGTTTGGCTCGGCATTAACATGGCAACCGCCTTTATTGCTGCAGCTGTGATGAGTCGATTTGAAACCTCGATAGCACAGATTGTCGCACTGGCAGTGCTGAGTCCTGTTGTGGCCAGCATGGGCGGTATCGCTGGCAGCCAAACACTGACGCTTATAATTCGCGGCATGGCCACCGGCCATATAACACGCGGTAATTTACGCTGGATGCTACTTCGTGAGCTAGGAGTTGGTTTGCTCAATGGCGGCCTGTGGGCATTGGTGATTGGCGCTATTACCGTCGGTTGGTATCACAGCGTTTCATTGGCTTTGGTCATCGCTGCGGCAATCTTGGTAAACATCTGCTTAGCCGTTCTTTCAGGAACCTTGCTGCCGTTTGTCTTAAAATCCGCTAACATTGACCCTGCACTTTCCGGTAGCGTTATTTTAACCACACTCACCGATGTATTTGGTTTTTTGACCTTTTTGGGTCTAGCAACCGCATTTTTACTCTAA
- the rapZ gene encoding RNase adapter RapZ has product MTSTDFRLILISGRSGSGKSTVLNSLEDAGYNCIDNLPPALLPELINWMSSNPNSRKAAVCIDARNSTDSISTLPAILQNISSSVAVEVVFLDADDSILLQRFSATRRKHPLTDQSHSLAEAIESETKLLGPIASCCNLRIDTSALSVQDLRLQIKQQLIEKPTGLALQFMSFGFKHGLPKDTDLVFDVRCLPNPYWDKNLRQFTGKDQPIQAFLEKEASVNLMYQDIFNYMQRWLPEYEKNQRSYLTVAIGCTGGQHRSVYLAERLFAAFQTDYASIQIRHRDLGQDTD; this is encoded by the coding sequence ATGACGTCGACAGACTTTCGTTTGATCTTAATCAGCGGTCGTTCAGGCTCGGGCAAATCTACCGTGCTCAACAGCCTAGAAGACGCCGGTTATAACTGTATTGATAACCTACCGCCAGCGCTTTTACCGGAACTCATCAACTGGATGTCGAGCAATCCAAACAGCCGCAAAGCCGCGGTCTGTATTGATGCACGTAATTCCACCGACAGCATCAGTACTCTACCGGCGATACTGCAAAACATCAGCAGCTCCGTTGCAGTGGAAGTGGTGTTTTTAGATGCTGACGACTCTATTTTATTACAGCGCTTCAGTGCTACTCGGCGTAAACACCCACTGACAGATCAGTCACACTCTTTAGCCGAAGCGATTGAGAGCGAGACCAAACTTCTCGGACCTATCGCCAGCTGTTGTAATTTACGTATTGATACCAGTGCGCTATCGGTGCAAGACTTACGTTTGCAGATCAAGCAGCAACTGATTGAAAAGCCGACCGGCCTAGCCTTGCAATTTATGAGCTTCGGCTTTAAACACGGGCTTCCGAAAGATACCGATTTAGTCTTTGATGTACGCTGCCTGCCAAACCCCTATTGGGATAAGAACTTGCGCCAGTTCACCGGCAAAGACCAACCCATTCAGGCATTCTTAGAAAAAGAAGCCTCAGTGAATTTAATGTATCAAGATATTTTTAATTACATGCAGCGTTGGTTACCGGAGTACGAAAAAAACCAGCGCAGCTATCTGACTGTAGCCATTGGCTGTACCGGCGGTCAGCATCGATCAGTCTATTTAGCCGAGCGGCTGTTTGCAGCCTTCCAAACAGACTACGCATCGATCCAGATTAGACACCGAGATTTAGGGCAGGACACCGATTGA
- a CDS encoding DUF1820 family protein has translation MSSKKSIYRVIFVNQDKLYEIYCNQIFQSDMYGFIEVENLIFGEKSQLVVDPGEERLQKEFSGVNRSYIPMHSIVRIDEVEKEGTPKVSDSKGATIASFPSAIPKRVD, from the coding sequence ATGAGTTCTAAAAAATCCATTTACCGCGTTATTTTTGTCAATCAAGATAAACTCTATGAGATTTACTGTAATCAAATTTTTCAAAGCGATATGTACGGCTTTATTGAGGTCGAAAATCTGATTTTTGGTGAAAAAAGCCAGCTAGTGGTCGACCCCGGTGAAGAGCGCCTGCAAAAAGAGTTTTCAGGCGTCAATCGATCCTATATCCCCATGCATTCTATTGTTCGTATCGATGAAGTCGAAAAAGAGGGCACGCCCAAGGTGTCCGATTCAAAAGGCGCGACGATAGCCAGCTTCCCAAGTGCCATACCAAAAAGAGTCGATTAA
- a CDS encoding GNAT family N-acetyltransferase, with amino-acid sequence MDYRQPSQQLTFKCIPFDQLDSVTLYEMLALRLAVFSVEQNCPYQDLDGKDISAWHLLGYQDGKLVAVARLLMPDVSYSGACSVGRVCCHIDYRDQKVGQRLMAEAVKQCRTLFSGFPITISAQHYLVRFYQQFGFQTVGSTYLEDDILHIEMTHQAA; translated from the coding sequence TTGGACTATCGCCAACCAAGCCAGCAATTAACCTTTAAATGCATACCGTTCGACCAATTGGATAGCGTGACACTTTATGAGATGCTGGCTTTGCGCCTAGCTGTGTTCTCGGTAGAGCAGAATTGCCCTTATCAGGACTTAGACGGTAAGGACATCTCTGCTTGGCATCTATTGGGTTATCAGGATGGTAAATTGGTTGCCGTCGCTCGGTTATTGATGCCGGATGTATCCTATAGTGGTGCTTGCTCAGTAGGGCGAGTCTGTTGCCATATTGATTATCGAGATCAAAAGGTTGGTCAGCGTCTCATGGCTGAAGCAGTAAAACAGTGCCGGACTCTGTTTTCTGGTTTCCCTATTACCATTAGCGCACAGCACTATTTGGTGCGTTTTTATCAGCAGTTTGGTTTTCAAACGGTTGGTTCAACCTATTTAGAAGACGATATTTTACATATTGAAATGACTCATCAGGCCGCTTAA
- a CDS encoding (Fe-S)-binding protein codes for MNPIKQKIGKLYVRHFANLASWFRGLLNIGVAFQRLFGAERCEAFSRRLRQLTKGRTPVWLSTLPAASRPVYARNELIRLTKESTVVYWPSCVSQSFGSALNDDRVNIPNAVQSVLNKANLNVVYPQPTRGLCCGAYLRHKGLADAADQMQEELISTLWEVSSAGRYPVLADTSACSEALMAQARARGIHLYESSEFIDKFLLDRLDITPEIQRVAVFVSCATRQLGVESSFYRVVDKLTPDWVEPDGIDCCGSVGDQAFTQPERAQHALAYLPFQIDTCAYGISNNRMCEISLSRYGELTFYSLFEILDRCSQGRQSSSS; via the coding sequence GTGAATCCTATTAAACAGAAGATCGGTAAGCTTTATGTGCGCCATTTTGCAAACTTGGCCAGTTGGTTCCGTGGTCTTCTAAATATTGGCGTTGCATTCCAGCGTTTATTTGGTGCTGAGCGTTGCGAAGCCTTTTCTCGTCGCTTGCGTCAGTTAACCAAAGGTCGAACCCCGGTTTGGTTGTCGACACTGCCAGCCGCTTCGCGCCCGGTTTATGCACGTAATGAATTAATCCGTCTAACAAAAGAAAGCACGGTTGTGTATTGGCCTTCTTGTGTCAGTCAATCGTTCGGTTCGGCACTTAATGATGATCGAGTGAATATTCCTAACGCCGTGCAAAGCGTATTAAATAAAGCCAATCTGAATGTGGTTTATCCACAACCCACTCGCGGCTTGTGCTGTGGTGCTTATCTTAGACATAAAGGGTTGGCTGATGCTGCTGATCAGATGCAAGAAGAATTAATTTCAACCCTATGGGAAGTTTCCAGTGCAGGTCGTTATCCGGTATTAGCCGATACCAGCGCATGTAGCGAAGCCCTAATGGCTCAAGCGCGTGCACGCGGTATTCACCTTTACGAAAGCTCAGAGTTTATTGATAAGTTTTTACTGGATCGATTAGATATTACACCGGAGATACAGCGTGTTGCGGTATTTGTCAGCTGTGCCACACGCCAGCTAGGCGTTGAATCGAGCTTTTATCGAGTGGTTGATAAATTAACACCCGATTGGGTTGAGCCGGATGGTATTGATTGCTGTGGTAGCGTTGGGGATCAAGCCTTTACTCAGCCAGAGCGAGCTCAGCATGCGCTGGCTTACTTACCTTTCCAGATCGATACCTGTGCTTACGGTATTTCTAACAATCGTATGTGTGAAATTAGCTTAAGTCGCTATGGCGAACTGACCTTTTATTCTCTGTTTGAAATATTGGATCGATGCTCGCAAGGCCGCCAGAGCAGCTCAAGCTGA
- the ybeY gene encoding rRNA maturation RNase YbeY: MMLTLDLQLATSDEPPPSAADFERWLNAALAGRRDEAELSIRLVDADESQSLNAQYRGKDKPTNVLSFPFEAPEGIPSSELDHLLGDLVICASVIAHEAKQQQKPELNHWAHMVVHGTLHLLGYDHQNDEEAIEMEQLERNILETLGIPDPYLSEYQGQTL, translated from the coding sequence ATGATGTTAACTCTCGATTTACAGCTAGCAACCAGCGACGAACCTCCTCCCTCGGCAGCCGATTTTGAGCGCTGGTTAAACGCCGCCTTAGCAGGCAGAAGAGACGAAGCTGAACTCAGCATTCGACTCGTCGACGCAGACGAAAGCCAATCCCTTAACGCCCAATACCGCGGTAAAGACAAGCCAACCAATGTGCTTTCTTTTCCTTTTGAGGCACCTGAGGGAATCCCCAGTTCCGAACTCGATCACCTATTAGGTGATCTGGTTATTTGCGCATCGGTCATTGCGCACGAAGCAAAACAACAACAAAAACCCGAGCTCAACCATTGGGCCCATATGGTCGTACACGGTACGCTTCATCTATTGGGTTATGACCACCAAAATGATGAAGAAGCCATTGAAATGGAACAGCTAGAGCGCAATATTCTGGAAACGCTAGGCATTCCTGACCCCTATTTGAGTGAATACCAAGGACAAACATTATGA
- the miaB gene encoding tRNA (N6-isopentenyl adenosine(37)-C2)-methylthiotransferase MiaB produces MTTKKLFIKTHGCQMNEYDSSRMGDLLNDSHGYELTDDETEADVILLNTCSIREKAQEKVFHQLGRWKSLKEKNPNLKIGVGGCVASQEGKAISERAPHVDLIFGPQTLHRLPTMIDATDAAAKTTGNRIAMVDVTFPEVEKFDHLPAPSSDGISAFVSVMEGCSKYCTFCVVPYTRGEEVSRPFDDVIAEVIHLAEQGVREINYLGQNVNAYRGTKHDGTVADLADLITLTAHIDGIDRIRFTTSHPVEFSDSLIDAYKDVPELVSHLHLPVQSGSNNILAAMKRGHKVDEYIDKMERIRANRPDISFSSDFIIAFPGETDQDFEDTMNLIQQIGFDHSFSFIYSARPGTPAAELSCDLPEETKKQRLQILQQRIIQQTNQIARRMVGTVQMILVTGRSERNPEDLYGRSENNRNTFFVCDDDSLIGKFVQVHITEAFTNSLRGEIINADLAY; encoded by the coding sequence ATGACAACAAAGAAACTCTTTATTAAAACGCATGGCTGCCAAATGAATGAGTACGACTCATCGAGAATGGGCGACTTATTGAATGACAGCCACGGATATGAGCTAACAGATGACGAAACCGAAGCGGACGTCATTCTGCTAAATACCTGCTCTATCCGCGAAAAAGCGCAAGAAAAGGTGTTTCACCAGCTCGGTCGCTGGAAGTCACTAAAAGAAAAAAATCCGAATTTAAAAATTGGTGTCGGTGGCTGTGTTGCCTCGCAAGAGGGCAAGGCTATTTCTGAGCGTGCACCGCACGTTGACCTGATTTTTGGCCCGCAGACATTGCACCGCCTACCAACCATGATCGATGCAACCGATGCTGCCGCTAAAACAACCGGCAACCGCATCGCCATGGTGGATGTCACCTTCCCTGAAGTAGAGAAATTTGACCACTTACCTGCACCTTCTAGTGATGGCATTTCTGCGTTCGTCTCCGTGATGGAAGGCTGTTCAAAATACTGTACCTTCTGTGTTGTGCCCTACACGCGCGGTGAAGAAGTTAGCCGACCATTCGACGATGTTATTGCAGAGGTCATACACTTAGCAGAGCAAGGCGTTCGAGAAATCAACTATTTAGGTCAAAATGTAAATGCCTATCGCGGCACTAAGCACGACGGCACAGTAGCTGATCTTGCCGACCTAATTACGCTGACCGCCCATATTGACGGTATTGACCGTATTCGCTTTACCACCAGCCACCCTGTTGAATTCAGCGATAGCCTCATTGACGCCTACAAAGACGTTCCTGAGCTGGTTAGCCATCTGCACTTGCCTGTGCAAAGTGGTTCTAACAATATTTTAGCCGCGATGAAACGAGGCCATAAGGTCGACGAATACATCGATAAAATGGAGCGTATTCGCGCTAACCGACCAGACATTAGCTTTTCGTCAGACTTTATCATTGCCTTTCCTGGTGAAACGGACCAAGACTTCGAAGACACCATGAACCTGATTCAGCAGATTGGTTTTGATCATTCTTTCAGCTTTATCTATAGCGCTCGACCAGGTACTCCAGCAGCCGAGCTAAGCTGTGACTTACCTGAAGAAACCAAAAAACAGCGCTTACAAATTTTGCAACAACGCATTATCCAGCAAACCAACCAAATCGCTCGACGTATGGTTGGTACTGTTCAAATGATCCTCGTCACAGGCCGCAGCGAACGCAACCCTGAAGATCTTTACGGCCGCAGCGAAAACAACCGTAATACCTTCTTTGTCTGTGACGACGACAGCCTAATCGGCAAGTTTGTACAGGTGCATATCACCGAGGCTTTCACCAACAGCCTACGCGGTGAAATCATCAACGCAGACCTTGCCTATTGA
- a CDS encoding PhoH family protein, which produces MNTPSSAEGRLDGHSSSAQFSLEPDHPQRLASLCGLANDNLKLIAERLDVRITNRGNQFEVSGETDQVSMAERAIKQLYKETGGQRDLTPDAIHLALQPSEAQRLKAPTKMHDDKLYVVHTPKLVVRPRGGNQKRYVHSVLNHDINFGIGPAGTGKTYLAVACAVQALQKDEVRRILLVRPAVEAGEKLGFLPGDLSQKVDPYLRPLYDALYDMLGFEKVDRLIERNVIEVAPLAYMRGRTLSHSFIILDESQNTTREQMKMFLTRIGFGSTAVITGDPTQIDLPRGQASGLRHAIEVLENIEGISFTHFESSDVVRHPLVQRIVDAYEAKEDK; this is translated from the coding sequence TTGAACACCCCCTCATCGGCTGAAGGCAGGCTTGACGGCCATTCATCTTCGGCACAATTTTCGTTAGAACCTGACCATCCTCAACGCTTGGCATCCTTATGCGGCCTAGCCAACGACAATCTAAAATTGATTGCCGAGCGGCTCGACGTACGCATTACCAATCGAGGCAATCAGTTCGAAGTCAGCGGTGAAACAGACCAAGTCAGTATGGCAGAGCGCGCCATAAAGCAGCTCTATAAAGAAACCGGCGGTCAGCGAGACTTAACACCGGACGCCATCCATTTAGCATTGCAGCCTAGCGAGGCTCAACGGCTAAAAGCGCCGACCAAGATGCACGACGATAAACTTTACGTGGTGCACACACCTAAGTTGGTCGTGCGTCCGCGTGGCGGCAACCAAAAACGTTATGTTCACAGCGTTCTGAATCACGACATTAATTTTGGTATTGGCCCAGCCGGTACCGGTAAAACATACTTAGCCGTTGCCTGCGCAGTGCAGGCGCTACAAAAAGACGAAGTACGCCGAATTTTATTAGTTCGGCCTGCTGTCGAAGCCGGTGAAAAACTCGGTTTCTTACCCGGCGATCTAAGCCAAAAGGTTGATCCCTATTTACGCCCGCTGTATGACGCGCTTTACGACATGCTCGGCTTTGAAAAGGTCGACCGACTAATTGAACGTAATGTTATCGAGGTGGCACCACTGGCTTATATGCGTGGCCGAACCTTGAGCCACTCCTTTATTATTCTCGATGAAAGCCAAAACACCACACGTGAACAAATGAAGATGTTCTTAACCCGTATTGGCTTTGGCTCTACGGCAGTGATTACCGGCGATCCAACACAGATCGACTTACCACGAGGCCAAGCTTCTGGTTTACGTCACGCCATTGAGGTGTTAGAAAATATAGAAGGCATTAGCTTCACCCACTTTGAGTCGAGTGATGTTGTGCGCCACCCGCTGGTGCAACGTATTGTCGATGCCTATGAGGCGAAAGAAGACAAATGA
- a CDS encoding HlyC/CorC family transporter, with translation MSDDRPTSRSPGKKSLFERLGDAFTGEPKDRDELLAIIHEAHENKILDDDSLRIIQGALNVSDLHVRDIMIPRSHMVCLEYGESIKQWATKVTESGHSRFPVLGENSDEVVGVLLAKDMLSLTLKYDFSEELMQKHIKDIIRDVNFVPESKRVNVLLRDFRTNRYHMAIVVDEYSGIAGLVTIEDVLEEIVGEIEDEHDDETIKNIASNGNGGYIVQALTPVEDFNNHFSTNFSDEEFDTIGGVVMHEFGRVPKRDDTIQIDAIEIKVTTADNRRVRSFEVSVAN, from the coding sequence ATGAGTGATGATCGACCGACGAGTAGAAGCCCCGGTAAAAAGTCTTTATTTGAAAGACTCGGAGACGCCTTTACCGGGGAACCTAAAGACAGAGATGAGCTACTCGCTATCATCCATGAGGCACATGAGAACAAGATTCTTGATGATGACTCGTTACGTATTATTCAGGGCGCGTTAAACGTATCCGACCTACACGTGCGCGACATTATGATTCCGCGCTCCCACATGGTCTGCCTTGAATACGGCGAAAGCATCAAGCAATGGGCCACCAAAGTGACCGAATCGGGTCACTCGCGCTTCCCAGTATTAGGTGAAAACAGCGATGAAGTCGTTGGTGTATTGCTCGCCAAAGACATGCTTTCGCTGACACTGAAATACGACTTCAGTGAAGAACTGATGCAAAAGCACATTAAAGACATTATTCGCGATGTGAATTTTGTCCCCGAAAGCAAGCGCGTTAACGTGCTACTGCGGGACTTCCGTACCAATCGCTACCACATGGCGATTGTCGTTGATGAATACAGCGGCATTGCTGGTTTGGTGACTATTGAAGATGTACTGGAAGAGATCGTCGGGGAAATTGAAGACGAGCACGACGACGAAACCATTAAAAACATCGCCTCAAATGGCAACGGCGGCTACATCGTGCAGGCACTGACACCGGTTGAAGACTTTAACAATCACTTCTCTACCAATTTCAGTGACGAGGAGTTCGATACCATCGGCGGTGTGGTGATGCATGAGTTTGGCCGTGTACCTAAACGAGACGATACCATTCAGATCGATGCTATCGAAATTAAAGTAACCACGGCAGATAATCGTCGGGTACGCTCTTTTGAGGTCAGTGTCGCGAACTGA
- a CDS encoding DNA-3-methyladenine glycosylase I: protein MQRCHWCGEDPVYQHYHDTVWGRPEYDSLELFEKLCLDGQQAGLSWITILKKQANYEAAFFNFDPYQMAQMDEADVERLMQDTGIVRNRLKIQSLIRNAKAYVAFAEQGDFSHFLWSFVGGRSIVNQWQESSQIPTQTTESEAMSKALKKLGFNFVGPTICYAFMQACGLVMDHVTSCHCYQECKTLAERQS from the coding sequence ATGCAACGTTGTCATTGGTGTGGCGAGGACCCAGTGTATCAGCATTATCATGATACGGTTTGGGGACGGCCTGAATACGACAGTTTAGAGTTGTTTGAAAAGCTTTGCCTAGATGGTCAGCAGGCCGGTTTAAGTTGGATTACCATTCTTAAAAAACAAGCTAACTACGAAGCGGCGTTTTTCAATTTTGATCCCTACCAAATGGCGCAAATGGATGAGGCGGATGTAGAACGACTCATGCAGGATACTGGTATTGTGCGTAATCGGTTAAAAATACAATCACTGATCCGTAATGCGAAGGCCTATGTGGCGTTTGCTGAGCAAGGTGATTTTTCTCACTTTTTATGGTCATTTGTTGGCGGTCGTAGCATTGTTAATCAGTGGCAAGAATCATCGCAAATACCGACCCAAACAACAGAAAGTGAAGCCATGTCGAAGGCGTTAAAGAAATTAGGTTTTAATTTTGTCGGCCCGACTATTTGTTATGCCTTTATGCAAGCCTGTGGGCTGGTAATGGATCATGTGACGAGTTGCCATTGTTACCAAGAATGTAAGACGCTGGCAGAAAGGCAGAGTTAA
- a CDS encoding HPr family phosphocarrier protein, translating into MIEQTITIINKLGLHARAAAKLVNTASQFESQIHISKGARQADAKSIMSIMMLAATQGTEIVCTLEGSDEIEAWQQVSALINNRFDEDE; encoded by the coding sequence TTGATTGAGCAAACCATTACCATCATTAATAAATTGGGATTACACGCTCGCGCGGCTGCAAAGCTGGTCAATACTGCCAGCCAGTTTGAAAGCCAAATACACATCAGTAAAGGCGCTCGTCAAGCTGACGCCAAGAGCATTATGTCGATCATGATGTTAGCAGCAACCCAAGGCACCGAAATTGTTTGCACATTAGAAGGCAGCGACGAAATTGAAGCCTGGCAACAGGTTTCGGCGTTAATTAATAATCGATTCGATGAAGACGAATAG